A window of the Henckelia pumila isolate YLH828 chromosome 3, ASM3356847v2, whole genome shotgun sequence genome harbors these coding sequences:
- the LOC140886645 gene encoding nucleosome assembly protein 1;2-like isoform X1, translated as MSNTNKDSFNVADLDAALNAEGRADLVSVLKNKLQDLAGKHSDVLENLSPSVRKRVDVLREIQTQHDGLEAKFLEERAALEAKYQKLYKPLYVKRYEIVNGVVEVGGGTIDTEPTKYADKAGEEKGIPDFWLTAMKNNEVLAEEISERDEGALKFLQDIKWSRVDNPKGFKLEFYFDTNPFFKNSVLTKTYHMIDEDEPILEKAIGTEIEWHPGKCLTQKILKKKPKKGSKNAKPITKTEQCESFFNFFSPPQVPEDDEDINEDAADELQNLMEQDYDIGSTIRDKIIPRAVSWFTGEAADEFDDIEEEDDLDEVDEEDEEDEDEEKQEDEEDEEEEEEEEEEERKTRKKQSAAQKKSGRPPATDAQQGERPPECKQQ; from the exons ATGAGCAATACCAACAAGGACTCCTTCAACGTAGCCGATCTTGACGCCG CTCTGAATGCGGAGGGTAGAGCTGACCTTGTCAGTGTTCTCAAG AACAAACTTCAGGATCTTGCTGGAAAACACTCCGATGTGCTTGAGAATCTTTCCCCTAGTGTCAGAAAACGTGTGGACGTCCTAAGGGAAATTCAG ACCCAACATGATGGTTTAGAGGCAAAATTTCTTGAGGAAAGAGCAGCTCTAGAAGCTAAATATCAAAAACTGTATAAGCCTCTCTATGTCAAG AGATATGAAATTGTAAATGGTGTTGTGGAGGTTGGAGGTGGCACAATTGATACAGAACCAACAAAATATGCTGACAAAGCAGGCGAAG AAAAAGGCATTCCTGATTTCTGGCTGACTGCGATGAAGAATAATGAAGTGCTCGCCGAAGAG ATTTCTGAGCGTGACGAAGGAGCCCTTAAATTTCTCCAAGATATAAAGTGGTCCAGAGTGGATAATCCCAAGGGGTTCAAGcttgaattttattttgataCTAATCCATTCTTTAAGAACTCTGTTCTAACGAAGACTTATCACATGATTGATGAAGATGAGCCTATTTTGGAGAAGGCAATTGG GACGGAGATAGAATGGCATCCTGGAAAATGTTTGACACAAAAGATTTTGAAAAAGAAGCCTAAGAAAGGGTCCAAAAATGCCAAACCAATTACTAAAACTGAACAGTGTGAAAGTTTCTTCAACTTCTTTAGTCCACCAcaagtccctgaggacgatgaAGATATCAATGAAGATGCT GCTGATGAACTCCAAAATCTGATGGAACAAGATTACGACATTGG GTCAACTATCCGAGACAAAATTATTCCTCGTGCAGTATCATGGTTCACTGGTGAGGCTGCAGATGAGTTTGATGAtattgaagaagaagatgatctTGATGAAgtggatgaagaagatgaagaagatgaagacgaAGAAAAGCAAGAAGATGAGGAAGAcgaggaggaggaagaagaagaagaagaagaggaaagAAAGACGCGGAAAAAG CAGTCAGCAGCACAAAAG AAGAGTGGAAGGCCACCTGCTACTGATGCACAACAAGGTGAGAGACCTCCCGAATGCAAGCAACAGTAG
- the LOC140886645 gene encoding nucleosome assembly protein 1;2-like isoform X2: MSNTNKDSFNVADLDAALNAEGRADLVSVLKNKLQDLAGKHSDVLENLSPSVRKRVDVLREIQTQHDGLEAKFLEERAALEAKYQKLYKPLYVKRYEIVNGVVEVGGGTIDTEPTKYADKAGEEKGIPDFWLTAMKNNEVLAEEISERDEGALKFLQDIKWSRVDNPKGFKLEFYFDTNPFFKNSVLTKTYHMIDEDEPILEKAIGTEIEWHPGKCLTQKILKKKPKKGSKNAKPITKTEQCESFFNFFSPPQVPEDDEDINEDAADELQNLMEQDYDIGSTIRDKIIPRAVSWFTGEAADEFDDIEEEDDLDEVDEEDEEDEDEEKQEDEEDEEEEEEEEEEERKTRKKSAAQKKSGRPPATDAQQGERPPECKQQ, encoded by the exons ATGAGCAATACCAACAAGGACTCCTTCAACGTAGCCGATCTTGACGCCG CTCTGAATGCGGAGGGTAGAGCTGACCTTGTCAGTGTTCTCAAG AACAAACTTCAGGATCTTGCTGGAAAACACTCCGATGTGCTTGAGAATCTTTCCCCTAGTGTCAGAAAACGTGTGGACGTCCTAAGGGAAATTCAG ACCCAACATGATGGTTTAGAGGCAAAATTTCTTGAGGAAAGAGCAGCTCTAGAAGCTAAATATCAAAAACTGTATAAGCCTCTCTATGTCAAG AGATATGAAATTGTAAATGGTGTTGTGGAGGTTGGAGGTGGCACAATTGATACAGAACCAACAAAATATGCTGACAAAGCAGGCGAAG AAAAAGGCATTCCTGATTTCTGGCTGACTGCGATGAAGAATAATGAAGTGCTCGCCGAAGAG ATTTCTGAGCGTGACGAAGGAGCCCTTAAATTTCTCCAAGATATAAAGTGGTCCAGAGTGGATAATCCCAAGGGGTTCAAGcttgaattttattttgataCTAATCCATTCTTTAAGAACTCTGTTCTAACGAAGACTTATCACATGATTGATGAAGATGAGCCTATTTTGGAGAAGGCAATTGG GACGGAGATAGAATGGCATCCTGGAAAATGTTTGACACAAAAGATTTTGAAAAAGAAGCCTAAGAAAGGGTCCAAAAATGCCAAACCAATTACTAAAACTGAACAGTGTGAAAGTTTCTTCAACTTCTTTAGTCCACCAcaagtccctgaggacgatgaAGATATCAATGAAGATGCT GCTGATGAACTCCAAAATCTGATGGAACAAGATTACGACATTGG GTCAACTATCCGAGACAAAATTATTCCTCGTGCAGTATCATGGTTCACTGGTGAGGCTGCAGATGAGTTTGATGAtattgaagaagaagatgatctTGATGAAgtggatgaagaagatgaagaagatgaagacgaAGAAAAGCAAGAAGATGAGGAAGAcgaggaggaggaagaagaagaagaagaagaggaaagAAAGACGCGGAAAAAG TCAGCAGCACAAAAG AAGAGTGGAAGGCCACCTGCTACTGATGCACAACAAGGTGAGAGACCTCCCGAATGCAAGCAACAGTAG